One genomic window of Nicotiana sylvestris chromosome 10, ASM39365v2, whole genome shotgun sequence includes the following:
- the LOC138880015 gene encoding uncharacterized protein produces the protein MAVDSHGKALRDLAKEHKKMRKSRASKESVRVLRTDVDRLLADQMPLDLITSTLKLCGDNISDYDMLEKTFTTFHASNMVLQQQYREKGFTRYSQLISLLLVAERNNELLMRNHENRPTRSTPLPKQDEVYSYYVNLGKGRGHIRGRGHGRGHIQERNVPGVN, from the exons ATGGCGGTGGATTCACATGGAAAGGCTTTGAGGGATcttgccaaggagcacaagaagatgaggaagtcaaGGGCGTCCAAGGAGTCGGTGAGAGTGCTACGGACTGATGTGGACAGGCTATTGGCAGACcagatgcctttagactt AATTACTTCTACTttgaaactctgtggagataatatcagtgactatgatatgcttgaaaaaacgtttacaacgtttcatgcctccaatatggtcTTGCAACAGCAGTACCGAGAGAAAGGCTTCACAAGGTACTCTCAGTTGATTTCTCTTCTACTTGTGGCTGAACGAAACAATGAATTGCTTATGAGAAATCACGAAAATCGACCAACCAGGTCTACACCATTGCCTAAACAGGATGAGGTGTATTCTTATTATGTTAATCTTGGAAAAGGTCGTGGCCATATTCGtggtcgtggtcatggtcgtggccATATCCAAGAAAGAAATGTTCCTGGTGTTAATTGA